TaaagtattataaataaatttcttcaACATAATTAAAgagattaataaatatatactatTAGTGTATTGTCAACTAATAAAATGGAGCCTTataatgtaaattattattatatatgtgtgcGCGCTAAATATAACCAACTCAAATCctaaaggaaagaaggaagtaGTTTAATACTACTGTGTAGTGTATTATAATACTCTTTATATTCCATTTTATATGGCATTGGTTTTGCCACAGATATGTAGTCCTGCATTGTATAATTTcttaatatactttttatttttaattaattatatttttctcatttattacATAACAAAAAATACTCCAAATAAGGATGCtccatgaaaaaaatatttattatttcactgattttataaaataataattactgtgatttgaaatagtttttttaaaacgtcatataatataaaataaaaatgagagtaaATTTTACCCAACTTTAATGCAAGCAAACCTAAAATCAGTTTACCCAAAAAGAGAGGAGAGGATACCAAAGTCAAGTGATTGATTATTGCATCTACGAACATTGGAAATATCTTAGCGATGAGACGAAATTGAAGAATACGAAGCTGTGTGTCTACTGTCTAGAGTGGCATTTACAAGTTGCAACACACGTATCTATATTTTCACGTTAAATCAAAGAAAGATGCTTAAATTATCTGTAGTAGCTTTACACTCGACTcgcattaaatattttcaaacgtGTAATCAAATATGCACGAAAGGTCCAAATTAATTAAGGACTTtactaataattatttcaaggatattaatttatcattcaaAGAGATGAATCGAATAAAGTTTACACAATTCACACACTACTCAACTAATTAAACTATATTTCTTATGActcatattaatttaaaatgtgaacatgtctttcataaaaaaaacttgtatagatgtattacattttttcttcaataatttttctatcatcgataaaatatttttttctactcaTAAGTTATTACTAAATGGAATATATCAATGATCATAAAAAGTGATTTCTTTGTTAAGATGAAAAatctttaataatataatatttggagaataaaaaaaaatactaattgagATTTTGGATGCTTCAGACCTTCACAATAGAATTGGCATTTACTCTTTTAAAGGTTCCTTCGCTTACTTTTTCCTTTTAGTTCCGTAACTCAGATGCGTATCCACAGAACAATTAAATCAACTTTAAAATCAAAATGGCTTCAACCATTTGTGAAGTAATGAATATCCACAAACTGCCTTATTCACAATTACTCAACAACTGAAGAGAATAGAATGTTAAAGACTTCTCATGCCTCGGAAGGATATCCAAGTGCCACATGATTTCAAAGAGGTCCTGGAAAAGTCCCATTCTCCCTCTGTTCATTCCACCTTTCAACCTGCCACAGTTTAAGTCcacacaaaatttaaaatagagaaaTGCTAACCCACCTAGTGGACATTACTgaatcaaaaaaaatatttcaatacaATCTGTCCTGGTCGTTTGACTTTGACTTAGTGATACTGTAGTATTGCAAAGTGGTTAGTAAGTAACGTGCTTCATGTGGTATAACACCAATCTTTCAAATTTGTGACAAAATAAGATACATGATTTGCTTTTTGCACAAGTGGGCTAAATATATTAGCAATTCTAAGAATGCCCAGACATTAATTAGAAGAGCAGGCATTTTGATGACTAAACAATGTATGTCAGGCAATCCTTGCTTAGGAAAAGGACCAGTGGAGAATCTACACACATATACAAAATGCATATATTCCCACCAAAGTTTGCAACATTTAAAGCAATGATGCAGAAGCACAGCTAAGGCAATGGCTACACAGTATTAAACTGAATAATAAGTCACTCGAGTATACTTTTCCTTTGGCCTTAGTGTATTTGAGAATACTTTACATCTAAAATAAACTAAACCACACCCAATAAACATGATTTACATTCATCATATCTGAAATGTACACATTTGTTCATCTTTGTCAGTGATTGTTCAGACTTCAGAATCAGAATGcaataaattagttttgaagACTGTGTCTCAGACCTCCAGATTTGACTCCTCTAAAGTAAGAAAACATGTTAAGAAAGAGAATATCCACCCATGATTTGGATTAAGGTGGATACACTCTTATTTCCTTAATTACTCCCCCTCACTTTAGAAGACCTAAATCCCAAACTTCCAAGCACGTGAAACTACAAAATGTCTATTGAGATACAACTAAAAAGAGTTCCATATCCTTATCTCTAGGCGGTCTTCAGACACACACATTTATTAGTTCTAGGAAACAGAGAATCTAAGTCTaaagtgataattttaataGGAGATCAGAATTGGAGGTTTTATTCTCAATCACAAGCCTCAACtcacaaaaaatacaaaattacgcAACTATTCTTCTTTTTATAAGTCCAGGATGCCATCTATCAGTattattaatttctataaagAATGAAAATACTGAATCTTACAGAGCTTTCATTCAAAGGGCTAGCAAATAAAATAACACAGTAGAAACCAAAACCAATATAATATAACAGCAAAAGATTGTTAGAAAACAACTACTAAAATGATGTACACTagccaaaaacaaaaagaaaaaaaaaagtattctaTCAGTATTCTTCTTTGATTAGTAATGCTGTAAATAAGTAAAGGACATTGGGAATTCAATGATTCCTATcacaaccaaaaacaaaaagaaaaaaaaaagaaaatctataGTTCCTAACTGTATAAAACATGTAAAGGACTCAATCTCGAACCATTGAAAACCACAAATCACATTAACTTCGGCTATGGCATCAAGTTATACATTAAAGTACATAATGAGTCAATTCCAAGTAAACCAATAAGCTAGGGGTTGCTTACCCATTCACCCGGGCAAAGGGAGCGGTAATATTTAGCAAATCTCTCACATTCACCTGAGTTTTCACCCTTTGCTGCCAAGCATCTGTAATTAAAATCCATATTATGTAAAAGATTCTAAATAACATTTTTGCAGAACCAGACAGCCAATATCAGGAAATCCACCTATGAAACTCTATGTAGCGAGTGAAACAATGTCTGGTTTGATTTGTTGTAGGAAAACGAAAATCAGCAGGTGCAGTTTTCAGTTCAATCTAGCAGGaagtaagaaaatattatgttaGGGGGAAAATATACAGATTTACAGAAGATAGGAAGATACCAAACCTGTtgcatcaaaattcaaattcaaaacaagaaaatatgcAATACAGCAGAAAGCTAGAGGGTAATTTTGTATCTGGCCTCTAGTTTCAAGCAATTAAGATAAGCATGACTCAAATATATTATCCATACCCTCCTCAACTCGTGGACGAAGAATGACTTGTATGAATAATGCATGTCAAGTGTCAAGAAATAGGAGGTTCAATACCACCATTTAATCATTTATAGTGAAATTAACTTTGGACAGCTAACTCAAAATGTCAGGATCAGAATCTAAATAAAATGCAGTTGAATAGGAGCATGGCATTTGGGTGTAATAACTAAGATATATGCAAAATGTAATCATAAGTAACAAATTAGCAATATAAAGCAAACATTCATCTTGGaatcaaaattcacaaaatttctTCAGGGAAGCAGACACATACCAATACACTATCAGTGAGTATCTTCAAATAGGTATCTCTTGTAAAATTATGGCTGATTAAATTTCTAGATCCTTGTACTTTGGGGGGTGTTCAAATAAGTGTCTCTATTGTAACATGAGTGGGACCTTAAGAATGTGTAACTTTTAAGTCCCTGTAGTTCTAACTTCTAAGAATGTATAATAACTGGATTCCTGCTGCTGCCATTAGAGGCTGGGTTCATGAactcaatcatattttttttctgaaaacaaTATAGATTTCAAAAGTTTGCAACTGGATcctatagtttaaaattttgaagtgATCCCCTTGATTGGGATCCCTGAATCCTAATTACCAGCGGATGACAATATCAGTGATTCAGTGCTCAAATGATagaacaactatttttttttaaaactatacgAATTAGGAACCCAATTACCAACTTTTAAAAAACGTACTTGAACATAAAAAGGGGCTACATATTAATTAAACTGTACAACCTAAAACTATCAATCAGACAAGGTTAATATATTTCTCTTCTTACATTCACCCCCTCCAATCTAGATTTTTCCCTTCAATAATCTTAATCATTGGCAAAACAACATGAAATTTGAATGGTTGAACCCTATAAGATTATTAACTAGCAAGCACCATAATCAATAAAATTCGAAAATGCTAATCTTTTTACGCagagggaaaagaagcaattcacTACCTCACTTGTTGTATGGGCAAATAGCCAGTGGTAAAATGATTCTATAGATCggaaagacaatataaataaatttaataacagATTAACATGCTACTcctcaaaaacataaaaaaaaaaatcggaaCCTCGAATGacgaaaataagaaaacaaaaaaatgaaaacggGGATTAATTGAACGAAATCGTCGAGTTTGTTATTCAGCGATGAGAATCAGAGTCGGAGAAAAATGGAAACTTACCTCCGCCATGAGTCAGACTCGATCAACAATTGcgacgaaaaaaaaaatgcaacttagtgaataaataaataagtagtaACGAGTGGCTCACTTGGGCCTCGAAGTTGGCCTAATTAGACATTTTGATTAATGGGCATAACAATAAAAACCCAATTGAATTCCTCAGCTGAACCATTGTGTGtgtttggtttatcattgaAAGACTCCAAAAGATGGCAATAGTTGAATCAAAAGTTTTGCAAATTCTTATTTCTCACCAGATGTATATAGAAATATAACCCAATGTTAAACTAAACACACCTTATGTCTTTTAGTCAAGAACATTTATTATACGATAACATTAACTTCCTtagtagaaattatttttatatagaagATTCGATTTTGAGAGCTTATTTAAGAGAATCACTTGTTGGTATATAgtgtaacatattttaattaaaaaaacaatttttttatccctTATTTTTCAATATCTTTAACGGATGCTGTATACAATGTGCTACATGATACATGCTATGCTTGACTAAGAAGTTGAAGGTTCGTGTTCATACTGATACAGTAGGTAAATACGAGAGACCAAGAATATGAAAAGTTAGCATGGATGGGGATTAAAATAGTCAAGATTCTAGTATTAACGATAATGACAGTGCAATGATAAACATGAACATAAAACCCAAGGAGTCAGTATGTATAGCAGCAACTAGTAAGATATATGCTAGTCtgatttgtcaataaaaaaggTTTGCCATAACAAAGATACTACCCCAAATACTTATTACTTGGCTAGAAGGAGCGTCCATCTTTTCTACTTTCTAGCTAGCTCTAGCTCGAAGAAAAAAGGCAGTAAGTATTGTATAAATTAACAGTGTGAAAGATGagaaaaattaatcttaatcaCTAATTAATCAACCCCTATATTATAAATCATCACTACCTCTATTTGGTACGAATTGAGACgaaaaagaaatacaaaacatgttaaatcatttatttaatcTGTATTATCATTTATGTCTATTTCTAAATTGAACTTCAATGAttgttttaaaaagaattatcaataattaaaaataattttatatcacaatttaaattatttatattaaataattttaaaaaaattatatataaaaagtatttttttattatatataatttttagtcatataaaataaaatatttatcatatgcAATACACCAATAAAATACTAACCGTCCATAaatggttcaaaattcaaattattttattcttaaactCAATCTtgacctttatttttatttgtggaaTTAAGATTAATTCACCGTATATACACGTGCAAGTGTGCACTTCCACACATTCAATTCATGATGCTGTAAGTTTACACTTGTTTATAGTTTGTTGATCACTTTGGATTTATCTAGAGGTGATCATTGATCTAATCTAACCTATCAACATAACCCCGGTTCAAATTAAAAACTCGGGTTAATAAGGTCGAGTAATTAATCAAGTTAAATtaacttaacaaaaaaaataagagtattttcaacattgtttttttattggattCTTAAGCATATTCTTATTCAAGGAGGCTATGAAAGCTATGATGTAAAAACAATTCTtacatcaaaattaattcttaacattaaaattttgttttaatataaagtataaaaatatgaaaaaatatatgtggctcattttaaatttttaactagTTTTATATGCCaatagaatattaaaaaattaagagccAAAGATGCTCTAAACCAATCAATACTAGTTCGGGTATTATGATCCTACATTTTCAAACATGATAAATCTAATCCGACTACTTTgatgagttttttatttttaaatttttattaatattttaaataaaaactatgcctaatattaaatttaagattttttaaaacattatttagtttttataaataattatttgaaaaataaaaaatatatacaaattcaaaattcagtcagataatcaaatatttaaactttaaattttgtaaaactaacctaaatattagttaattaatttttattctttttttgtttttagtctgcTGATCTAATCTGGTCCGTAATCACTAGTATTTATCCAAAGAGTTAAGCATACTGATTTGGGTTTGAGAGAACGATGAAAACATTCAGTCAAGCTAGCTCCAAACTTCGATAAAAGGCTCTTCATCCGTGGTTAAGATAAAGCCAGGTTGCTTTTCTAGATTGTTCTCATCGTATCCTTATAATCTTGAACATGTTTTAGTGGTTTTGCAATTAGGAAAACATATCCTTACCGTTTTTCTTATAGAATATAAATTACGTGCCTATCATATATCCCACTATACATTGTGCTTAAGTGAGTGGGATATATATGCTGCTATTAATGGCCTCatatcaatgataaaaaaaaaatagtgtataaACTGCATATCTATCTTTCTATTACAAATTTCCACTCAGAAAAGTTGGGATTATGTGGTACATAAAACTATACTTAATTAATAAGATTTCCCTTGGGAATAAAAGTTGGTTGAAGTGCATAACATATGAAGGAAAATTCTAAAAGTACAGCTCTTTTTTAGATATgagttgaaagaaaaaatagataaaaaagaagaagctaaaagtataaagaaaaattgataaatgtgataaaatacatgataaaaaatgaaaagaaagatagagtaaaggtaaaataaaagagaagttAGATGCgtgaatataataaataatattaaaataaaagtttgggattctaattcattatttttgggattttgtcCCTCcttataacaataattaaatgaatacatgatttttattaataagttGTTATTGATAATTTATCGATCTGTTAGATTAatataatgaaatgaaattattaaCCAATGCAGTTCAACTGCTATGATAGTAGGGGATTATTTATGTTTAACTAGTAATTTTAAGTTAGAATTTTGAATAGGAAAATAATTCTTGGACATCTCTTATGTGTCTGCACCCAAAGAgggatataaaaagaaaaaagataaaatgattgatttaattagtaatgtgaaagaagaaagaaattagAGGCATTGAATACGTTGTTATGTTAAATgtttagaaaaaagaaatttgtgGTGTGTAATAGCTCTACATGGTTGAGTGGGATGAGAAGGATACGTGTGCAGTTGtaccaaaaaatataatgaaatggaGCAACTATTGTTTGAAATTTCATAATCTAAACTACAGATGTATGATGCATATCTGGGACAAAGGCTGCAAGTGACACCCCCACTTCGTAATGTCGCAGTAGGCCTCCATCCCTAGGCTAGCTAAGCTATCTATTCTCAACTATAAATAGCATCCATCTCAAAGCCTCTTCCCAGACATTTCTAACCACTGAACTCATCTCACTACATTAATATTCCCTTGGGTTTCATTAATTGTGACATTTAGCTTTTTTTATTGAACCGTGTCAATGGCCGCTACTATGAAGGCTTTAGCTTTTGTTGCTTTGCTTGTTACCATTAATGCAATAGTGTGTGAAAGTAGAGTGGCGAGAAAGGACCTTGGATTGGACCTTGGTGGGGTGGGAATTGGGGTGGGTGCTGGGGTTGGACTAGGCCTTGGTGGTGGGGGTGGTGCTGGTTCTGGTGCAGGTGCAGGCTCTGGCTCTGGCTCTGGCTCTTCGTCATATTCAAGTTCTggctcctcttcttcttcatcaggGTCAGGCTCTGGAGCAGGTTCTGAAGCTGGTTCCTATGCAGGATCTCATGCTGGCTCAGGCTCCTCTAGAGCGGGTTCTGAAGCAGGTTCATACGCAGGGTCTCATGCAGGATCAGGATCATACGGTGGTAATggaaagtaattaattaaatgcatGCCAGTTAAACCATATCAATTATATGCATGCTGTCCTGTGGAGAAAAGAACAAGTCGGTGTCTTTGTTAGTTCACTAGAATTATACTTTAGTAAGTAAGCAAAAATAAGTTGATGCATGTGTTGTGTCCAtcctgttctttttcttttgtacaAGTAGGAATCGTGCTTCTCCCTGTGTCCAATATGCAATAGTTTCCTTGAAAGGTGgttgaataataattaaatcatgTATACGTGTCTGTTACTTTGTTATTGGTTTATCCAGTGACAATTCTATAATATATCAACTATGGCTTTTATAAGTAGTGGCTGCCTAATGCGCTAATCATTTATGATTCCTTCTTGTTAACTACTGTCTACTATGCGAAAACACTTCTTGTTAACGTACAAATTTCGCTTTCGGTCATAAGCTAGGatttcaattttcttgtgtAAAACTAAGAACAGAGACAGGGCATATATAAAttctattaataattttaaaaacagaaaactgTTACTAAACCAAATTAattctattataatttattatgtatcAGAAAAGCTGTTAAACTGTAggcttatattttttataaaaaaaaaagtgttttataataaaataagcattttttttttttacttttttatgtgATAAACACGGATTCCTCAACAATTCAACTTGGATAATTGAACACTCTCCAACCTTGTAGGAGAGATGTTCGAAGCTGAGAGCAAACTCACCACCTTTTGATTATAATAAATCTATCAGGAAACTAATATACAATTAGCTATGGCATATTGTAAAACCAGCTAGACATGCAGCACAAATTGAACATCCACCTTTAACTCTCTCAAAACGAATTAAGAGCACtaaaattactataaaataCGGTTAATAACATCAGCTGAAGAACCAAAATTTCCTTTGCTTTTATAATATTTGCATCATTACTTCCAAGAACTGTGTCAACCACCATTAAGaagaattatcttttaaaatgacataaatgAAATATATCTAATTACAGGGATATCCTTTACTATACAAATACAATATcacctcctttttcaccacaaaCAGTTCAGGATCCAGATCATATTTTAATAATCCTTTGGCAACCTGTTTTTCCAAACACTTTGGTCCCTTACACGCAACATCCACGGCCAATTAATAcatattaatgaaaagaaatttacc
This region of Glycine soja cultivar W05 chromosome 17, ASM419377v2, whole genome shotgun sequence genomic DNA includes:
- the LOC114392196 gene encoding cytochrome c oxidase subunit 6b-2-like; protein product: MAEIELKTAPADFRFPTTNQTRHCFTRYIEFHRCLAAKGENSGECERFAKYYRSLCPGEWVERWNEQRENGTFPGPL
- the LOC114392405 gene encoding glycine-rich protein 5-like; the protein is MAATMKALAFVALLVTINAIVCESRVARKDLGLDLGGVGIGVGAGVGLGLGGGGGAGSGAGAGSGSGSGSSSYSSSGSSSSSSGSGSGAGSEAGSYAGSHAGSGSSRAGSEAGSYAGSHAGSGSYGGNGK